One segment of Neodiprion fabricii isolate iyNeoFabr1 chromosome 1, iyNeoFabr1.1, whole genome shotgun sequence DNA contains the following:
- the LOC124174692 gene encoding kinesin-like protein KIF3B produces the protein MEKSDKTLKKRSARSLAMDGGTQCVQVVVRCRPMDEKETARGHTRVVDVVPSRGVVEIRNPREDPSKDNVKVFTFDAVYDWHSRQQDLYEETVRPLVSSVLDGFNGTIFAYGQTGTGKTFTMEGIRADPERRGIIPRSFDHIFSHISRTENMQYLVRASYLEIYQEEIRDLLHRDQSLRFELKEKPDTGVFVKDLSTSVCKSAAEIQQLMNMGNQNRTIGATNMNEHSSRSHAIFLITIEMGTIGDSAGIRVGRLNLVDLAGSERQSKTGASGERLKEASKINLSLSALGNVISALVDGKTTHIPYRDSKLTRLLQDSLGGNSKTIMVANIGPASYNYDESLTTLRYANRAKNIKNKPRINEDPKDALLRQYQEEINRLKEKLALKETVQRKKRKSKKKKEDGSPDSDSETEDSRDDNKVTEADKKLIAELLKTEKQETEFLVLRIKDLESKMLCGGKNIIDHTNEQQKALEQRAIEIAERKKREVEMQQKLEEEEVTTSGVRETYTTLQQEVDVKSRKLRKCFAKLQALKQELHDVTGEFNRDRRDLEETQNELIKELKLKYLIIDNFIPVEEKHKILSRVRFDEDEDCWVVKEPEPSSVDLIKRPTSVPGARRPISEYAKIALAMGKGHRYAGENILNLELDMPPRTTLDYQGPVIAPTIQAVLEEALRDEGDIDVDASDARLRSKPRLQSAKVRPRSVVNKVQQIPTPVYPKTRGLVPK, from the coding sequence ATGGAGAAGTCGGACAAAACCCTCAAAAAACGCAGCGCCAGATCCCTTGCGATGGATGGTGGGACGCAGTGTGTTCAAGTCGTCGTACGATGCAGACCAATGGACGAAAAGGAGACGGCCAGAGGACACACCAGAGTTGTAGACGTCGTTCCATCCCGAGGAGTAGTGGAGATCCGAAATCCCCGCGAAGATCCGTCCAAGGATAACGTCAAAGTGTTTACATTTGATGCCGTTTACGACTGGCACTCAAGACAGCAGGACTTGTACGAGGAAACTGTTCGGCCCTTGGTTTCTTCCGTATTGGACGGTTTCAACGGGACAATATTTGCCTACGGGCAAACTGGAACGGGGAAAACTTTTACAATGGAAGGCATTAGGGCGGATCCTGAACGGCGAGGAATCATCCCAAGGTCATTCGATCACATTTTCAGCCACATTAGTAGAACAGAAAATATGCAGTATCTGGTTCGTGCGAGCTACCTGGAAATTTATCAAGAAGAAATAAGGGACCTCTTGCATCGTGATCAAAGCCTGAGGTTCGAACTAAAGGAAAAACCAGACACAGGAGTTTTTGTAAAGGATCTATCAACTTCTGTGTGCAAAAGTGCAGCTGAAATTCAACAACTAATGAACATGGGGAATCAGAATAGAACAATCGGAGCTACCAACATGAATGAGCATAGCTCCAGGTCtcatgcaatttttttaataaccaTAGAAATGGGGACCATCGGAGACAGCGCTGGGATCAGGGTTGGCAGACTAAATTTGGTTGATTTAGCAGGCAGCGAAAGACAAAGTAAGACTGGCGCGAGTGGCGAGAGATTAAAGGAAGctagtaaaattaatttaagtCTATCCGCGCTCGGTAATGTGATCTCTGCGTTGGTTGATGGTAAAACGACGCATATTCCATATCGGGACTCAAAACTCACGAGACTTTTGCAAGATTCACTTGGGGGAAATTCTAAGACTATTATGGTAGCTAATATAGGACCGGCAAGCTATAACTATGATGAGAGTCTTACGACTTTACGATACGCAAATCGAgcaaagaatattaaaaataaaccgAGAATCAACGAGGATCCTAAAGATGCTTTGTTGAGGCAATATCAAGAGGAAATAAATCGGCTTAAAGAAAAACTTGCACTGAAAGAAACAGTACAGCGTAAGAAGAGgaaatcaaagaagaagaaagaagatggAAGTCCGGATTCAGATTCTGAAACAGAAGACAGCAGAGATGATAATAAAGTTACTGAAGCTGACAAGAAACTGATTGCAGAActtttgaaaactgaaaaacagGAGACTGAATTTTTAGTCCTCAGAATAAAAGATCTGGAAAGTAAAATGCTTTGCggtggtaaaaatattattgatcaCACAAACGAGCAGCAGAAAGCTCTCGAACAAAGAGCTATAGAAATTGCAGAGCGTAAAAAACGAGAAGTGGAAATGCAGCAAAAGTTAGAAGAGGAGGAGGTCACTACCTCTGGCGTCAGAGAAACATATACAACTCTGCAGCAAGAAGTAGATGTGAAAtctagaaaattgagaaaatgttTTGCCAAGCTTCAAGCACTGAAACAGGAACTGCACGACGTCACCGGAGAATTCAACAGAGATCGAAGGGATCTAGAGGAAACGcaaaatgaattaattaaagaGTTGAAGCTAAAGTACCTCATtatcgataattttattccagtTGAAGAGAAGCACAAAATTCTCTCCAGAGTACGATTTGACGAGGATGAAGATTGTTGGGTTGTAAAAGAGCCCGAACCTTCAAGCGTTGATCTTATAAAACGGCCCACATCCGTCCCTGGTGCTCGCAGACCGATATCGGAATATGCAAAAATTGCCCTTGCTATGGGGAAAGGTCATCGTTATGCCGGAGAAAATATCTTGAACTTGGAATTGGATATGCCGCCTAGAACAACGCTGGATTATCAGGGCCCGGTGATAGCTCCAACGATTCAAGCTGTTCTTGAAGAAGCGTTGCGTGACGAAGGTGACATTGACGTAGATGCTTCCGATGCAAGACTCAGATCTAAGCCACGCCTACAATCGGCAAAAGTTCGTCCTAGAAGCGTTGTTAATAAGGTTCAGCAGATACCAACGCCAGTTTACCCTAAAACTAGAGGACTAGTACCCAAGTAG